GCGATGTCGAAGGCTTGTAAATGAAATCGGTTTCGAATGCGACGACCGGGATCAGGTGGTCGGCGAGCTTCGCGAGCGGCGACGCCGGCGCGGTGATCGCGATCAGCTTCGCGCCGTAGCGCTTCGCGAGCCGGCAGCTTTCGAGCAGCTCGGGCACGCGCCCGCTCACCGACAGCGCGACGACGACGGTGTCGCGCGACAGCGTCGCGGCCACCATCCGCTGCAGCACGCTGTCCTGATAGCTCGCGACCGGCCGGCCGAAGCGCACGAGCCGGAAGCGCAGCTCGTCGGCGAGCGCGGTGGAGCCGCCGCCCTGCCCGTACACGTACGTCATCTTCGCGCTGGTGAGCAGGTCGGCCGCTGCCTCGAACGACGTGTTGCGCAGCAACTGGTGGTTGTGCGCGAGCGCCACGCGGATCTCGTCGTAGACCATCGACGCGGGGCTCGCATCGTCGGCCGGTGCGTCGTCGGACGGCACCAGGAAGCGCTGGCCGACGGCCGCCGCCTGCGCGACGAGCACCTTCAGTTCGCGTACGTCGCGGCAGCCGACGGCTTTTGCAAAACGCGTGACCGTCGCGACGCTGACTTCCGCGTCGCGCGCGAGCGCGCCGATGCTCGCATGCGCGGCGCGCGCAAGATCGGCGAGGATGAACGCGGCGACCTTGCGCTCGGCTTCGCGCAGCTCGGGCGCGCATTCGGCGATCCGCGCGACGATGTCGAGGACCGGCGCGGCAGCCGCAGCCGGCTGGAGCGGGGCCGCGAGCGGAGCGGACGGGGAAGCGGGCGTATTCATCTGCGGATAAGGGTGCGAAGCTTGATGTTACTAAATAACATCACCGCGCAGATGCTACTTTCTGTACCATCTGCGTGTCAACTTCAGTGCAATGCATAGTGATGATGGAGCGGGATGACATGAAAGTTACAAACTATCAGGAAGCGACGATCGACCCGTTCGGCAAGGGTCTGGGCAATCTGCCGAGCGCGAGCGTGCCGCTCGGCGACGCAGGCCGGCTCGAATGGAACCTGCTCGCCGAAGACGTCAGCCTGCCGGCCGCCGTGCTTTACGAAGACCGCGTCGAACACAATCTGAACTGGATGCAGGCATTCGTCCAGAAGTATGGCGTGCAGTTCGCGCCGCACGGCAAGACGACGATGGCGCCGCAACTGTTCCGCCGCCAGCTCGACGCCGGCGCGTGGGGCATCACGCTCGCGACCGCGCACCAGACGCAGGCCGCGTATCACGGCGGCGTGCGGCGCGTGCTGCTCGCGAACCAGCTGGTCGGCCGCCAGAACATGACGATCATCGCCGGGCTGCTGTCGGATCCCGATTTCGAATTCTTCTGCCTCGTCGATTCCGCGGAAAGCGTCGACCAGCTCGGCCGCTTCTTCGGCGACGCGAAGAAATCGCTGAACGTGCTGATCGAGCTCGGCGTGCCGGGCGGCCGTGCGGGCGTGCGCGATGCCGCGCAGCGCGAGGCCGTGCTGGCCGCGATCGCGCGCTATCCCGATACGTTGAAGCTGGCCGGCATCGAACTCTATGAAGGCGTGCTGAAAGAGGAAGGCGAGATCCGCACGTTCCTGCAGGAAGCCGTCGCGCTTACGCGCGAACTCGCCGAGGCAGGCCGCTTCGCGCGCACGCCGGCGATCCTGTCCGGCGCCGGTTCGGCGTGGTACGACGTGGTCGCGGAAGAGTTCAGGAAGGCGTCCGACGCGGGCTTCGCGGAAGTCGTGCTGCGTCCGGGCTGCTACCTGACGCACGACGTCGGCATCTACAAGAAGGCGCAGACCGACGTGTTCGCACGCAACCCGATCGCGCGCACGATGGGCGAAGGGCTGCTGCCGGCGCTGCAGCTGTGGGCGTACGTGCAGTCGGTGCCGGAGCAGAATCGCGCGATCGTCGCGCTCGGCAAGCGCGACGCGGCGTTCGACGCGGGCCTGCCCGAGCCGGCACGCCACTTCCGCCCGGGCCGCGACACCGCGCCGCGCGACGTCGCCGCGACCGAAGGCTGGGCCGTGACCGGGATGATGGACCAGCACGCGTACCTGCAGATCCCGCCGGGCGCGGACGTGAAGGTCGGCGACATGGTCGCGTTCGACATCTCGCACCCGTGCCTGACGTTCGACAAGTGGCGCCAGGTGCTCGTGCTCGATCCGCAGTTCCGCGTGACGGAAGTCGTCGAAACGTTCTTCTGACGCCCATTGCGCGCCCCGCCCCGCCGCTCGCGCGGGGCGGCCGTCACGCGCGCTTCAATCTGCCGGAGTACACTGCGCTTTCGTCCTCGGGGCCCCTCGCGGCCGTTGCGCACGGCGCGAACGGGCCTTCAACGCTGCTTCACTGGAGAAAGCCATGGCCGCGAAGAAGATCCTGTTCCTGACCGGCGATTTCGCCGAAGACTACGAAACGATGGTGCCGTTCCAGGCGCTGCAGGCCGTCGGCCACCACGTCGATGCAGTCTGCCCGGGCAAGCGCGCGGGCGACAAGATCAAGACCGCGATCCACGATTTCGAAGGCGACCAGACCTACACCGAAAAGCCCGGCCACCAGTTCACGCTGAATGCCGCATTCGACGACGTCGACGCCGCGCGCTACGACGCACTCGCGATCGCGGGCGGCCGTGCCCCCGAATACCTGCGACTGGATCCGAAGGTGATCTCGCTCGTGCGCGAGTTCGCCGAAGCCGGCAAGCCGATCGCCGCGATCTGCCATGCGGCACAACTGCTCGCCGCCGCCGACGTGATCCGCGGCAAGCGCATTTCGGCCTACCCGGCGTGCGCACCCGAGGTGAAGCTCGCGGGCGGCGAATACGCGGACATCCCGGTCGACGCGGCCGTGACCGACGCGCCGTTCGTCACCGCACCCGCCTGGCCCGCGCACCCGGCCTGGCTCGCGCAGTTCCTCGCGCTGCTGGGCACGCGCATCGAGCTGTGAACCTGAATCGAATCGGGAAGGGATGATGTGCCGGCCGGCGGCGCGCTCGCGCCGCCCTGCCCGGCGTTTCAGCGCGCGACCGGCGCCGGACCGACGTCCGCGATGCGCGTTTCCAGCATCGCGAGCGCACCCGACAGCGCATTCAGCACGTCGTCCGGCAACTGCGCCATCGTCTGTTCGATGAACGCCTTGCGGCGCGGCAGGCACGCGTCGAATGCCGCGCGGCCTTCGTCCGTCAGCGTGACGTTGGTCACGCGGTTGTCGCGTGCATCGGATTCGCGCTGGATCCACCCGAGCGCATCGAGCGACTTCAACTGGCGCGTGAGCGCGCCCGGATCGATGCGCAGCACTTCGACGAGCTTCTTCTGCGACGAATGCCCGCCCATCGTGTGCAGCGCGACCATGATGCGCCAGCGCGGCATCGGCTGCCCGACGTGCGCTTCAAACGCGGTCATGAACGCGCGATACGTGCGTCCGAATTGCTGCAAGATCGCGACGCGGTCCTGTTCTTCCATGCGCTGATTTCGTTTCCGGTAAATCGTTGAATCGTTGAATCGCCTGATCGGTCAATCGGCCGCGACGTGCGGCTCGATCTTGCGCCGCAGCGCGATCGGCGGCACCCGACGGCACTGCCACACCGACACCACGGCGATGACGGCCGCCATCGCGACGCCCAGGTGAATCGCACCGACGAGCGATTCGCGGGCCGCTTCCAGCAGCAGCGCGCCATTATGCCCGGCACGCGTCAGCTCGGCGACGAGACCGCCCTGCGCCGCGCGATCGATCAGGATCTGCGGATCGGCGAGCTGCGCATGCCACTGCATCGCATGATCGGCCGTCAGCGCGTTGCGCACGCCGCCCGAGTACATCTGGTTGACGAGCGTGCCCGTCAGCGCGGTGCCGAGCATCCCGCCGACCATCCGCAGCGACTGCAGCAGCGCCGTCGCGATGCCGAGGTGCTCGCGGCCGGCTGCCTGCTGCGCGAATACGGTGAGGTTCGGCAATACGAAACCGAGCCCGATGCCGCCCGCGACCATCAGCGCCATCAGCATCCAGGTCGGCGTCGTGTGGGTCGACACGACGATGCCCGCGCACGCGATCGCGAACAGCACGAAGCCGACGTGCAGCATCGCGTTCGGATTGCGGATGCGCGTAACGACGCGGCCATTCATGATGCTGCCGATCGTGATGAACACGACGAGCGGCGTGATCACGAGCCCGGCTTCCTTCGGCGACATCCCGAAGCCGCCCTGGAACAGCAGCGGCGCGTAGAACAGCAGCGAGAACATCGAGAAGCCGGCGAGGATCGCGAGGACGAACAGCGCCGACAGCGCGCGGTTGCCGAACATGTCGAACGGCAGAATCGGCTGCGCGCAGCGCTTCTCCCAGTGCCACAGGCCGACACCGGCCGCGACCGCGACGACGAGCAGCAGCGACGCCCAGCTCGCGACGCCGTACTTCGGCAGCCATTCGACGAACAGCTGCAACGCGCCGAGCGACAGCGCGATCAGCAGCGCGCCCGGCCAGTCGAGCCGCATCTTGCGATCGTGCGCGACGTGGCGCAGGTGCGGCAGGTAGCGCCACACGAAGAACAGCGACAGCAGGCCGACCGGCAGGTTCACGTAGAACACCGAGCGCCAGCCGAACGACTGGGTCAGCACGCCGCCGAGCGACGGGCCGACCGCGTTCGCGATGCCGAACGCCGAGCTCATCAGCACCTGCCAGCGCAGCCGCACGACGGAATCGGGGAACAGGTCGGGAATGCACGCGAACGCGGTGCCGACCAGCATCCCGCCGCCGATCCCCTGCAGCCCGCGCGCGAGCACGAGGTACAGCATGTCGTTGGCCATCCCGCACAGCACGGATGCAGCGGTGAACACGACGATCGACACGATCACGAACGGCTTGCGGCCGTAATAATCGCCGAGCCGGCCGAAGATCGGCACCGTGATCACGGAACTGAGCAGGTACGAGGTCGCGACCCATGCGTACAGGTCGAAACCGCGAAGCTCGGCGACGATGGTCGGCAGCGCGGTGCCGACGACGGTCTGGTCGAGTGCGACCAGCATGGTCACGAACGAGATCCCGATCATCGCCATCAGCGATTCGCGGAACGGCAGGACTTGCCCGCTCGAATGATGGGCGGCAGTGTGGACGGCCATTTTTTGTTGATGCAACTTTTGACGAGTCAAACAATCTCAAAATTCTAGCACGGCGGAGTAATCTAGGCTGGCGACGGTCAAACCGACCCCGGCCGCCAAGGAGAAAGATGGAACCGATTTCAATCACCCCTGCAACGACGCTTTCGCAGGAGGATCGGGACGCGCTGTGGCGCGCGAAGCAGGTGCTGGAAAGCCCGTCGCTGACGATGAAGCTGACCGGCATGCTCGGCGCCCCGGTCGAGAAAATGATCGCTCGGCTGCCCGATTTCGCGACCGGCAAGATCAACGATGCGACACAGCTCGCGCTGCGCAAGTGCCTGAACATCGCGCTGCGCACGCTCGGCAAGCCGCCGGCGCCCGACGCCGAGCCCGACAAGCCGAGCAACCTGCTGCACAAGCTCGCGGTCGCGACGACCGGCGCGGCGGGCGGCGCGTTCGGCTTTCTCGCGTTGCCGGTCGAACTGCCGGTGACGACCACGCTGATCTTTCGCTCGGTGTGCGACATCGCGCGCAGCGAGGGCGAAGACCTGACGTCGGTCGACACGCAGTTGCAATGCCTGGCCGTGCTCGGCATGGGCGGCAGCACGGACAAGCAGGAAGAGGACGCCGACCTCGGCTATTTCGTACTGCGTGGCGCGCTTGCCCAGGCGATTTCGAAGGCGTCGTCGGACATCACGACGAAAGGGATCGCCGCGCACAGCTCGGCGGCCGTGTTCAAGCTCGTGCAGACGGTGGCGTCGCGCTTCTCGGTGCAGGTGACCGAGCAGATGGCCGCGAAGTCGATCCCGGCGATCGGCGCCGTGCTCGGCGCGACCGTCAACACGCTATTCATCGACCACTTCCAGCAGATGGCACACGGCCACTTCACGGTGCGCCGGCTCGAGCGCAAGTACGGCTCGGTGGCCGTCAAGGCCGCCTATCAGGCGATCGACGCCTCGCCGACGCGCTGAACCGCACGCTCGACCGCGACGCGGCGCAGGAACGCGGCCGCGCGGTCGAGCGCGTCGCGCGCTTCCGGCACCATCGGCGCGTACAGCTGCCATACGTGCGGCATGTCCGGCCACACCTCGATCTCCACCGCCACGCCGGCCGCCTTCGCCTTCTCGGCGACGCGGCGCGAATCGTCGAGCAGCACTTCGGTGCTGCCGACCTGGATATACAGCGGCGGCAGGCCCGTGAAGTCCGCATAGAGCGGCGATGCGTATGGATGCGTCGCGGGCGCGTCGCCGAGGTACAGCTTCGCGGCCTTCGGCAGCGCCGCGCCGGCAAACATCGGATCGGCGCCGTCGTTCGTGCGCAGCGTCGCGCCGGTGGCCGCGAGATCGGTCCACGGGGAGAACAGGATCGCGCCGGCCGGCAACGGCTCGCCACGGTCGCGCAGTGCAACGAGCGTCGCGAGCGCGAGGCCGCCGCCCGCCGAATCGCCGCCGAGCACGATCGACTCGGGCGGCGTGCCGAGCGCCAGCAGTTGCCGATAGGCGGCGAGCGCGTCGTCAAGCGCGGCGGGAAAGCGGTTTTCGGGCGCGAGCCGGTAGTCGAGCGAGAACGAGCGCACGCCCGCGCGCTTCGTCAGGCCGAACACGAGCGGCCGGTGGGTCTTCGTCGAACAGAAGTAATAGCCGCCGCCATGGATGTACAGCAGCGTGCGGCCGGGCCCGCGACCCGCGCTCGCGTCGGTGCGCTCGAGCCATTCGCCGCGCAGCGGCGCGTCGCCCGCGCCATGACACTGGCGCAGCCGGTAGCCCGACGGCGCGCGGCGCGGCACGACCATCCGCAAGTCGGTAAAGCGCCGCGCACGCGCGGGATCGAGCACCTCGCGCGTGGTCTCGGGACGAAACTGCCAGCGCAGCAGCCAGCAGGCGAACTTGCTTTGCCAACTCATCGGACGCACTCCGTAATCGCAGTGTGACGATGGTACGTGCGAACGTTCCCGCACCGCTCGACAGGTGCCTCTAAATCAAACGCCGATGCTCAGTTCGCCGGCATCACCTGGCCGCGGATCTCGCCGGCCGGGTGCTCCTTCGTATGGACGTTGAAGTACCACTTGCCGCCCATCAGGTCGGTGACCTGCGCGTCGGTGAGTTCCTTCGAACCCTTGATCGGGCTCGCCAGCTCGTCCTTCGGAATCGGCACCTGCACGCCGGCGTTCTGGCCGACCGGTGCGGGCCCGTGGAAATGCGCGGCAGTGGCCGGCCCCGTGAGGTGTTCATAAGTTGCGATCCACTGCAGCGTATGGGTGGCCGTGTCGTACGTGGCGTCGACGCTACCCGAACCCTTGGTCGCCGTCGGCGGCACTTCACTCGACGGCTGGAGGCTGGCGGACAGGCGCACCGTTTCGGCGGCGGCGCTGCCGGCGGCCAGCACGCCCGCGAGTAACGCGACCTGGAGCAAACGCAGCTTGAGCATGGACTCTCCTTGTACGACGTTGTACGCCGCCCGAACGGGGGCGCCAGATAGGATGGTAGTCGATCGCCGCCGTTGCGGGAGCCCACCGAACGGCCATGCTGCGAATCGTCGCAGCGCGACGCGCAGCGTCACGTCAGTCTGCGTCAACCTGGAACGGACCTTTGCAACCCGACGGCTGAATCCGCGCGCGGCCTTTCGCTACACTTCGTTTCACAGTTGCTTGTTTCCTTCGTCCGAAGGAGTCTGCGAGTATTCACGCGGCCACCCGGCCGCGTTTTTTTTGCGTGCGCCGCCGGCACACGCGGCACGTCACGCGCGATAGCCGGGATCGATGCGATCGACGATACGCTGCAGCGCGTCGAACGCGTCCTGCCCCGCGCCATGCTTCGGATCGAAATTCAGCGAATCGCGCACGCATCCTTCGAGCACCGGCGGCGCGATCGGCAGCGCATCGCCAATCGCATGCGTCGCGACCTGCACCTCGCACGCGCGGTTGAGCAGCCACATCAGCGAGAACGTCTGCGCGAGCGTCGCGCCGATCGTCACCGGTCCGTGGTTGCGCAGCAGCAGCACGGGCCGCCCGCCCGCGCTCTCGACGATGCGCCGCCCCTCCTCCAGATGCACGGTGATGCCCTCGAAGTCGTGATACGCGATCTTCCCGTACAGCTGCGCCGAATAGAAGTTGGAAAACGACAGCCCGTCACGCGAACAGCACACGGCCATCGTGGGCGTCGTATGGACATGCATCACGCAGTGCGCGTCGGGCAGCGCCGCATGGATCGCGCTGTGAAACGTGAAGCCGGCCGGATTGATCGGCCAGTCGGAATGCCCGATCAGGTTGCCGTCGATGTCGATCTTCACGAGGTTCGACGCACATACCTCGCGGTAATGGAGCCCGAACGGGTTGATCAGGAAATGCCCGTCCTCGTCCGGTACGCGCAGCGAAATGTGGTTGTAGATCAGCTCGGTCCAGCCGAGGTAATCGAAGATGCGGTAGGCGGCCGCGAGCTGCACGCGCGCCTGCCATTCGGCTTCGGAGAAGCGGGCCGGACGCGTGAACGGCTGGTTCGGTACACGTTGCATGGGGAACTCCGGTTGCGGGTATGCGTGGCGCGGGCCGTCGGGCCGTCGGGCCGTGTCGTCAAACTGCCACGCCGCCACGATGGTTGCGCACACAACCATATCACCTTCCCCGCACCGCGTTAACGCGGGTTTAGCCGGAGCGCTTCCGTCCCCTTAAAGCTGGTCGTCGACCGGCAGCAGCATGAAGATGCCCGTCATCAGGTTGCGCATCAGCCCTGCGTGCGGATCGACGTGATAGGTCGTCGGCTTGCCGTCGTCGGTACCCGTCCACTCGAGTTCGGGCGACCCGCCGCCGGCCGGCGCGACGAGGCTCACGCGATAGCTTTCGTCCGGCTGCGTCGCGCGCGCGAAGATCTTCGCGACCTGCTCGGCGAGCGTCGGGCTATGGATCACCAGCGCCAACTCGGTATTCAGGTGCGCGGAACGCGGATCGAGGTTCATCGAGCCGATCACGAGGATTTTCCGGTCGATCACGTACGCCTTCGCGTGCAGGCTCGCGCGCGAACGCGATCCGAACAGGCGCGGACGCTGGCGCCCCGGCTGCGCCTTGAACTCGAACAGTTCGACGCCGTGCTGCAGCAGCGGCACGCGGTAGGGCCCATAGCCGGCCTGCACGGCGACCGCGTCGGTCGCGGCGAGCGAATTCGTCAGGATCGCGACGCGCACGCCGCGCGCGGTCGTGTCGCCGAGGATCTTCACGCCCGCGTCGTGCGGCACGAAGTACGGCGAGAACGCGAGGAATTCCTGCTGCGCGCCGCGCGTCAGCTCGACGAGCCGCTGCATCGGCGGGCTCACGTACGCGTCGGTCGGCTGCGCGACCTTGTCGGGCGCGTCGACCTTGAACTCGGCCGGCGCCCACACGAGCCCGAGTTCGTCGCGCGCAATCTGCTGCGCGAGCGGCGTCGCATTCAGCGGCTTCGCGTTGTATGGCTCGGCGTTCTGGCGCCAATGGTTGCGCAGCTCGTCGCGCATCGCGTCGAGCTCCTTCGGATCGAAAGCCTGATGATTCAGCACCCGCAACGGATAGCTGCTCGCGCTCGCCCAGTACGTGTCGAAACTCGCCGAGACATCGTTCGTCACGGGGCCGGCGGCGAGCACGTCGAGATCGCGAAACTGCAGCGTCGGGCTCGCGCTGAAGTATTCGTCGCCGAGATTGCGGCCGCCGACGATCGCGATCTGGTTGTCCGCGAGCATCGCCTTGTTGTGCATCCGGCGCGTGAAGCTGTCGATCCGCGTGAAGAAGTTGGTCGTGCGCTCGACCATCCGCTGCCGCGACGCGCCGAACGGGTTGAACACGCGAATCTCGATGTTCGGATGCGTGTTCAGCGCGGCCATCACGCGGTCGATATCGCGGAAGTTCAGGTCGTCGACCAGCATCCGCACGCGCACGCCGCGATCGGCCGCGTACAGCGCCGCGGCGAGCAGCAGCTTGCCCGTCGTGTCCTCGGTCGTGATGTAGTACTGCATGTCGAGCGTCTTCGTCGCGGCGCGTGCGAGCGCGATGCGCATCTGCAACGCCTGCGCGCCGTCGGCGAGCAGCCGGAAGCCCGACTGGCCCGGATGCGCGGCCTCGGGCGCGGCCAGCGCGTCGCGCAACGGCGTCGCGGTATCGGGCGGCAGCGCGTGGGAAACCGGGCGATCGAGCGTGGTGGCGGGCGGATGCGTCGCGCACGCGGCGACGAGCGACAGCAGTGCGCAAACGGCCAGCGCACGGGCCGGGCGGCATGCGGCACGCCATGACGGCGCGGCCGGCGCGCGCCGGATGAAAGACGTGAGCACGGGAGCTTCCTCGACTGGCGGAACGACGGTCCGCATTCGCCGCGGCGCGCGGCTGGCGCGCGGTTCCGGCCGATTCTAGTGGGCGGCCGATGAACCGGTCAATCGCGCGGGCGGCACCCGGCGGCTCCCGGCAGCTCGCGCGCGGCGGCTTGCCGGGGGTGATGCCCGCGCACGCCAGATTCGCCCGCCGGACGGGCCGCGACCCGAAGCGGTCCAACCAATCTCACTGCGCATCGCCGCTGCGCTCGAAATGGCTGCGCACGTAGTCAATATGCGTCTGCATCGCGGTGCGCGCCTCTTCGGGCCGCTGCGCGCAGATCGCGTCGCACACGACGCGGTGCTGCAGCAACAGCAGCTCGGACGCCTGCTCGTCGTGCGTCGTCATGCCCGCCACGTTGATCGAGATGTGCTCGCGCAGCATCCCGATCACGCTCGTATGCAGGTGCAGGAACATCGTGTTGTGCGACGCGAGCGCGATCGCCTCGTGCAGCTTCGCGTCGGTCGCGGCTTCGACGGCCGCCGCACCGTTCGCATGCGCGGTTTCGAGCTCGCGCAGCAGCGTGCGGATCCGGCGCCGGTCGTTTGCATCCGCACGCAGCGCGGCGAAATACGCAGTCGCGCCTTCGAGCACGCGGCGGAATTCGAGGATGTCATCGCGCAGCGCCGGATGATCGGCGACCAGCTGGCCCCACGGCGAGGCAATACCCGCGCGTAGCTGGTCCGTCACGTAAACGCCCGCGCCGCGCCGGCTCTGCAGCAGCCCGCGCGCGACGAGCCGCTGCGTCGCCTCGCGCACCGTATTGCGTGCGACGCCGTACTGCTGCGCGAGCACACGCTCGGCCGGCAGCCGCGCGCCGGCCGGCCAGGTGCCGTCGAGCAGCGCCGTCTCGATCTTGCGCATCACCACTTCGGTCCGGCCTCGTGCCGTCATCGCTGCCATCGTCGCGTCTCCCCGCGGAATGCGTGTCGCGCCGATTGGCCCAACCAATTTGAGCTGCGGCGCCGTCGCGGGAATTATGCAGCGAAATCGTCGACCCGCATGCCGGGCCGTCGCCTCTGGAGCGAGACATGAACGAAAGGCAGTACCCCGCCGCCATCCCCGCGCACGTCTATCTGTTCGCGACCTGCCTGGTCGACCTGTTCGTCCCCGAAGCGGGGCTCGACGCGGTCCGACTGCTGGAGCGCGAAGGGTTGACCGTCCACTATCCGCGCGGCCAGAGCTGCTGCGGGCAGCCGGCCTACAGCAGCGGCAATCCCGACGAAGCGCGCCGCGTCGCGGCCGCGCAGCTCGACCTGTTCGCCGAAGCGTGGCCCGTGATCGTGCCGTCCGGCTCGTGCGCTGGCATGATCCGGCACCATTGGCCCGCGCTGTTCGCCGACGATCCCGTCAACGGCCCGAAGGTCCGCGCGATCGCCGACCGGACCTACGAACTCGCTGAATTCCTCGTCCACGTGCTCGACGTGCAGCTCGACGCGGCCACGGCCAGCGCCGGGCCCGACGAGCGCGTCGTGCTGCACACGTCGTGCGCGGCACGCCGCGAGATGGGCACGCGCGTGCATGGTGTCGCGCTCGTCGACGCGCTGCCGGGCATCACGCGGATCGAACACGAACGCGAATCCGAATGCTGCGGCTTCGGCGGCACGTTCTCGCTGAAACATCCGGACATCTCCGGCGCGATGGTGCGCGACAAGGTCGCGTCGGCCTGCGCGACCGGCTGCGACCGGCTCGTGTCCGCCGACTGCGGCTGCCTGCTGAACATCGGCCACGCCGCGGCCAAGGCCGATGCACCGCTGCCGGTCGAGCATCTCGCGAGCTTCCTGTGGCGGCGCACGGCCGGCGCCGCGTCGTTGCGCGGAGACAAGCAATGAGCGCGCGCGCCGCCATTCTCGCAAGGCTGCGCGCCGCCGCGCCGGGCGTCGTCGCGACGGCCGCCCCCGCGCTCGACGCACGCATCGACACGCATTACGACACGCGCCGCGCGTCGACCGAACGCGACCCGCACGCGCTCGCGCAGGCAATGCAGGCCGCACTGGCCGCGTCGCACGCGGACGTCTGGTGCGCGACCGCCGAGGCATGGCCCGCGCAGCTTGCCGCGCGCCTCGCCGATGCCGGCGTGCGCCGCCTGCTGCTCGACCCGGCCCGCGCCGAATCCGCCGCGCTCGCCCGCGCACTGCCCGACGCAGTCGCACCGGTGCCGTTCGACCGGCCGATCGACGCATGGAAAGCCGAACTGTTCGACACGATCGACGCGGGCTTCACCGTCGCGCGCTCAGGCATCGCGGCCACCGGCACCGTCGTCCTCGCACCCGATGCCGGCTCGCCGCGCACGGTGTCGCTGGTACCGCCGCTGCATGTCGCGCTCGTTCACGCGAACACGCTGCATGCCGACCTGCACGCGGCCGTGCATGCGGAGCGCTGGCACACCGGCATGCCGACCAATCTCGTGCTGGTGTCGGGCCCGTCGAAGACTTCCGACATCCAGCAGACGCTCGCCTACGGCGCACACGGCCCGCGCCGCCTGTGGGTCGTGATCGTCACCGATTCGGCCTTCCGGTCGATCGTACCCACCAGCGAGGACCAGCCGCGATGAGCGACCATACGCTGCAATTCGTCACGCCCGGCGACTTCAAGGCCCGCGCACGTGCCGCGCTCGACGATCCCGCATTGCGTCAGAGCTTTCGCGGCGCGATGGACTTCCTGCAAGGCAAGCGCGCGACGCAATTCCCCGACGACGCCGAACTGCAGCAGCTGCGCGATCTCGGCGAAGCCGTACGCCAGCACGCGCTCGCGCAACTGCCCGCGCTGCTCGAACGGCTGGAGACGAAGCTCACCGAAGCCGGCGTGCACGTGCACTGGGCCGAGACGGCCGCCGACGCGAACGCGATCGTGCTCGGCATCGCGCAGGCGCAGAAGGCGCGCCGCGTGATCAAGGGCAAGTCGATGGCGAGCGAGGAAATCGAGCTGAACCATTACCTCGCGGAGCACGGCGTCGACTGCATCGAATCCGACATGGGCGAGTTCATCGTGCAGCTCGCGGGCGAGAAGCCGTCGCATATCGTGATGCCGGCGATCCACAAGACGCGCGGCGACATCGCCGAGCTGTTCGAGGCACACATCCCCGGCACGCGCTACACGGAAGACGTCGACGAACTGATCCAGACCGGCCGTCGCGCACTGCGCCGCGCGTTCGCCGAAGCGGACATCGGTCTCTCGGGCGTGAACTTCGCGGCGGCCGACACGGGCACGCTGTGGCTCGTCGAGAACGAAGGCAACGGCCGCCTGTCGACGACGGTGCCCGACACGCACATCGCGATCATGGGCATCGAAAAGGTCGTCGAGAAGCTCGAGCACATCGTGCCGCTGTCGAGCCTGCTCACGCGCTCGGCCACCGGCCAGGCGATCACGACCTACTTCAACCTGATCTCGGGCCCGC
The DNA window shown above is from Burkholderia cepacia and carries:
- a CDS encoding MurR/RpiR family transcriptional regulator: MNTPASPSAPLAAPLQPAAAAAPVLDIVARIAECAPELREAERKVAAFILADLARAAHASIGALARDAEVSVATVTRFAKAVGCRDVRELKVLVAQAAAVGQRFLVPSDDAPADDASPASMVYDEIRVALAHNHQLLRNTSFEAAADLLTSAKMTYVYGQGGGSTALADELRFRLVRFGRPVASYQDSVLQRMVAATLSRDTVVVALSVSGRVPELLESCRLAKRYGAKLIAITAPASPLAKLADHLIPVVAFETDFIYKPSTSRYAMMMAIDVLVTGVALRLGDAGRESLRRIKHALDAHRGGGDRQPVGD
- a CDS encoding amino acid deaminase → MKVTNYQEATIDPFGKGLGNLPSASVPLGDAGRLEWNLLAEDVSLPAAVLYEDRVEHNLNWMQAFVQKYGVQFAPHGKTTMAPQLFRRQLDAGAWGITLATAHQTQAAYHGGVRRVLLANQLVGRQNMTIIAGLLSDPDFEFFCLVDSAESVDQLGRFFGDAKKSLNVLIELGVPGGRAGVRDAAQREAVLAAIARYPDTLKLAGIELYEGVLKEEGEIRTFLQEAVALTRELAEAGRFARTPAILSGAGSAWYDVVAEEFRKASDAGFAEVVLRPGCYLTHDVGIYKKAQTDVFARNPIARTMGEGLLPALQLWAYVQSVPEQNRAIVALGKRDAAFDAGLPEPARHFRPGRDTAPRDVAATEGWAVTGMMDQHAYLQIPPGADVKVGDMVAFDISHPCLTFDKWRQVLVLDPQFRVTEVVETFF
- a CDS encoding DJ-1/PfpI family protein, producing the protein MAAKKILFLTGDFAEDYETMVPFQALQAVGHHVDAVCPGKRAGDKIKTAIHDFEGDQTYTEKPGHQFTLNAAFDDVDAARYDALAIAGGRAPEYLRLDPKVISLVREFAEAGKPIAAICHAAQLLAAADVIRGKRISAYPACAPEVKLAGGEYADIPVDAAVTDAPFVTAPAWPAHPAWLAQFLALLGTRIEL
- a CDS encoding MarR family winged helix-turn-helix transcriptional regulator, which produces MEEQDRVAILQQFGRTYRAFMTAFEAHVGQPMPRWRIMVALHTMGGHSSQKKLVEVLRIDPGALTRQLKSLDALGWIQRESDARDNRVTNVTLTDEGRAAFDACLPRRKAFIEQTMAQLPDDVLNALSGALAMLETRIADVGPAPVAR
- a CDS encoding MDR family MFS transporter, giving the protein MAVHTAAHHSSGQVLPFRESLMAMIGISFVTMLVALDQTVVGTALPTIVAELRGFDLYAWVATSYLLSSVITVPIFGRLGDYYGRKPFVIVSIVVFTAASVLCGMANDMLYLVLARGLQGIGGGMLVGTAFACIPDLFPDSVVRLRWQVLMSSAFGIANAVGPSLGGVLTQSFGWRSVFYVNLPVGLLSLFFVWRYLPHLRHVAHDRKMRLDWPGALLIALSLGALQLFVEWLPKYGVASWASLLLVVAVAAGVGLWHWEKRCAQPILPFDMFGNRALSALFVLAILAGFSMFSLLFYAPLLFQGGFGMSPKEAGLVITPLVVFITIGSIMNGRVVTRIRNPNAMLHVGFVLFAIACAGIVVSTHTTPTWMLMALMVAGGIGLGFVLPNLTVFAQQAAGREHLGIATALLQSLRMVGGMLGTALTGTLVNQMYSGGVRNALTADHAMQWHAQLADPQILIDRAAQGGLVAELTRAGHNGALLLEAARESLVGAIHLGVAMAAVIAVVSVWQCRRVPPIALRRKIEPHVAAD
- a CDS encoding EcsC family protein; the protein is MEPISITPATTLSQEDRDALWRAKQVLESPSLTMKLTGMLGAPVEKMIARLPDFATGKINDATQLALRKCLNIALRTLGKPPAPDAEPDKPSNLLHKLAVATTGAAGGAFGFLALPVELPVTTTLIFRSVCDIARSEGEDLTSVDTQLQCLAVLGMGGSTDKQEEDADLGYFVLRGALAQAISKASSDITTKGIAAHSSAAVFKLVQTVASRFSVQVTEQMAAKSIPAIGAVLGATVNTLFIDHFQQMAHGHFTVRRLERKYGSVAVKAAYQAIDASPTR